One window of the Xiphophorus hellerii strain 12219 chromosome 15, Xiphophorus_hellerii-4.1, whole genome shotgun sequence genome contains the following:
- the LOC116734111 gene encoding high affinity immunoglobulin gamma Fc receptor I-like isoform X1: protein MKETQQSLLLCLSFLLGCRINRVLPVPLTVSPSRSQFFEGESVTLICEDENRPDRWTVRRNTTLESRKRCGDGWGKLNGSTCNISSLYKHETGLYWCESMSGSSSSSSSIQLSVSGGSVILQSPVLPVMEGDDVTLSCRAKNPTHNLPAAFYKDGSFIGDETTGNKILNSVKKSDEGLYKCNISRHGESPSSRISVKENPTTSTSTTSTSPSPSSPPPGSSSLPSILLSLGSSCVVFLLVLLVLLVKRHRHKTKADKGDDVTYSDVQITQLHQQRAKESPSSAIYSDVRTDGISYGEINIRTNRTRDVRLDTNIIYSSLR, encoded by the exons ATGAAGGAAACACAGCAGAGTCTGCTGCTCT GTCTGAGTTTCCTGTTGGGCTGCAGAATAAACCGAG tcctcccagttcctctgactgtgagtCCCAGCAGATCTCAGTTCTTTGAAGGAGAATCAGTGACTCTGATCTGTGAGGATGAAAACAGACCTGATAGATGGACTGTGAGGAGAAACACAACCTTAGAGAGCAGGAAGCGATGTGGAGATGGATGGGGGAAATTAAATGGTTCTACCTGCAACATCAGCAGCCTCTACAAACATGAAACTGGTCTGTACTGGTGTGAGTCCATGTctggatcctccagcagcagcagcagcatccagctCTCTGTCTCTG gtggatcagtgatcctgcagagtcctgtcctccctgtgatggagggagatgacgtcactctgagctgcagagcaaagaatcCAACCCACAACCTCCCAGCTGCTTTCTATAAAGATGGCTCCTTCATTGGTGATGAAACTACTGGCAACAAGATTCTCAACTCAGTGAAGAAATCTGATGAAGGCCTCTATAAATGTAACATCAGCCGTCATGGAGAGTCTCCATCCAGCAGGATCTCTGTCAAAG AGAATcccaccacctccacctccaccacctccacctctccctctccatcctctcctcctcctggctcctcTTCTCTTCCTTCCATCTTGTTGTCTCTTGGTTCCtcatgtgttgtgtttttactggTGTTACTGGTTCTACTGGTGAAGAGACATCGTCacaaaacaaaag CTGATAAAGGAGACGACGTCACATACAGCGACGTCCAGATAACTCAGCTTCATCAGCAGAGAGCCAAag aGAGTCCTTCATCTGCCATCTACTCAGACGTGAGAACAGACGGGATCAGTTATGGAGAAATCaacatcagaaccaacagaaccagag ATGTTCGACTAGATACCAACATCATCTACTCTTCACTGAGGTAG
- the LOC116734111 gene encoding high affinity immunoglobulin gamma Fc receptor I-like isoform X2, whose translation MKETQQSLLLCLSFLLGCRINRVLPVPLTVSPSRSQFFEGESVTLICEDENRPDRWTVRRNTTLESRKRCGDGWGKLNGSTCNISSLYKHETGLYWCESMSGSSSSSSSIQLSVSGGSVILQSPVLPVMEGDDVTLSCRAKNPTHNLPAAFYKDGSFIGDETTGNKILNSVKKSDEGLYKCNISRHGESPSSRISVKENPTTSTSTTSTSPSPSSPPPGSSSLPSILLSLGSSCVVFLLVLLVLLVKRHRHKTKADKGDDVTYSDVQITQLHQQRAKDVRLDTNIIYSSLR comes from the exons ATGAAGGAAACACAGCAGAGTCTGCTGCTCT GTCTGAGTTTCCTGTTGGGCTGCAGAATAAACCGAG tcctcccagttcctctgactgtgagtCCCAGCAGATCTCAGTTCTTTGAAGGAGAATCAGTGACTCTGATCTGTGAGGATGAAAACAGACCTGATAGATGGACTGTGAGGAGAAACACAACCTTAGAGAGCAGGAAGCGATGTGGAGATGGATGGGGGAAATTAAATGGTTCTACCTGCAACATCAGCAGCCTCTACAAACATGAAACTGGTCTGTACTGGTGTGAGTCCATGTctggatcctccagcagcagcagcagcatccagctCTCTGTCTCTG gtggatcagtgatcctgcagagtcctgtcctccctgtgatggagggagatgacgtcactctgagctgcagagcaaagaatcCAACCCACAACCTCCCAGCTGCTTTCTATAAAGATGGCTCCTTCATTGGTGATGAAACTACTGGCAACAAGATTCTCAACTCAGTGAAGAAATCTGATGAAGGCCTCTATAAATGTAACATCAGCCGTCATGGAGAGTCTCCATCCAGCAGGATCTCTGTCAAAG AGAATcccaccacctccacctccaccacctccacctctccctctccatcctctcctcctcctggctcctcTTCTCTTCCTTCCATCTTGTTGTCTCTTGGTTCCtcatgtgttgtgtttttactggTGTTACTGGTTCTACTGGTGAAGAGACATCGTCacaaaacaaaag CTGATAAAGGAGACGACGTCACATACAGCGACGTCCAGATAACTCAGCTTCATCAGCAGAGAGCCAAag ATGTTCGACTAGATACCAACATCATCTACTCTTCACTGAGGTAG
- the LOC116734114 gene encoding sodium channel subunit beta-3-like isoform X3, whose translation MIEMVSLMVSLLWTLWISSVSAEGHVKVRGDPGQSITLPCRSAASSSVIVVQWSRTDLGSEYVLLFRDGRLDVGNQNPSYQNRVDLVDPQMKDGNVSLVLKNLTTNDTGLYQCQVQNEGGLDTELIRTIRLEVLSPEKKNGGTSDGSIGLIVGLILLILLAVVVVLFLIYKKQSACFRKKSSDPPADL comes from the exons ATGATAGAAATGGTTTCATTAATGGTCTCGTTGCtctggactctgtggatcaGCTCTGTCTCTGCTGAAG GTCAtgtaaaggtcagaggtgaccCTGGACAGTCCATCACTCTGCCCTGTAGATCTGCTGCCAGTTCATCTGTTATCGTCGTTCAGTGGAGCAGAACCGATCTGGGCTCAGAGTACGTTCTTCTGTTCAGAGACGGTCGACTTGATGTAGGGAACCAGAACCCGTCTTATCAGAACCGGGTGGATCTGGTGGACCCACAGATGAAGGATGGAAACGTGTCTTTGGTTCTGAAGAACCTGACGACTAACGATACGGGACTATATCAGTGCCAAGTCCAGAATGAAGGAGGCCTTGATACTGAActcatcagaaccatcagactGGAGGTTCTTAGTCCAG agaagaaaaatggaGGAACCAGCGATGGATCCATTGGACTGATAGTTGGTCTGATCTTATTGATCTTATtggctgttgttgttgttttatttctgatctATAAAAAACAATCTGCTTGTTTCAGGAAGAAAAGCTCAGATCCTCCAGCTGATCTGTAG
- the LOC116734116 gene encoding coxsackievirus and adenovirus receptor homolog → MVCLMIMLFCSALRISSVSAEDITDYSGLNVTLNCTTTENKPVAVEWSRTDLGDEFVLLYRDDQIDSSIQHPDYKNRVDLADRRMKDGDVSLVLMNATTNDNGTYECRVRNQGSLDAKLIRTINLRVSPHPPPGDKNSGNQDGSVGLIVGLIVSLLVFLF, encoded by the exons ATGGTTTGTTTAATGATCATGTTGTTCTGCTCGGCTCTTCGTATCAgttctgtctctgctgaag ACATCACAGATTATTCTGGACTCAACGTCACTCTGAATTGTACAACTACTGAGAACAAACCTGTCGCTGTGGAGTGGAGCAGAACTGATCTGGGGGATGAATTTGTTCTTCTGTACAGAGACGATCAGATTGattcatccatccagcatccagaTTACAAGAACCGAGTGGATCTGGCAGACAGACGGATGAAGGATGGAGACGtgtctctggttctgatgaacGCAACGACTAACGATAATGGAACATATGAATGTCGAGTTCGAAATCAAGGAAGCCTGGATGCTAAACTGATCAGAACCATCAACCTGCGTGtttctcctcatcctcctccag GAGACAAGAACTCAGGAAACCAGGACGGATCCGTGGGACTGATAGTTGGTCTGATTGTGTCTCTGCTGGTGTTTTTGTTCTAA
- the LOC116734113 gene encoding uncharacterized protein LOC116734113, with translation MSGSSSSSSSIQLSVSGGSVILQSPVLPVMEGDDVTLSCRAKNSTHNLPAAFYKDGSFIGDGPSGHMTLLHVSSSDEGLYKCNISRHGESPSSRISVKGQRSRGLKILLNFGFQKKLFGNYLIINFILEKPSTTSGPPPSPSSPPSSQSGLFIPLSSVIVVVFLLVLLVLLVLLVLLVRRRLQRKPEGNQDVGEESITYSDINVSHHPRQKNKSNEDIFTVAVFSLKFRKNQ, from the exons ATGTctggatcctccagcagcagcagcagcatccagctCTCTGTCTCTG gtggatcagtgatcctgcagagtcctgtcctccctgtgatggagggagatgacgtcactctgagctgcagagcaaagaatTCAACCCACAACCTCCCAGCTGCTTTCTATAAAGATGGCTCCTTCATTGGTGATGGACCATCAGGTCACATGAccctcctccatgtttccagctCTGATGAAGGCCTCTATAAATGTAACATCAGCCGTCATGGAGAGTCTCCATCCAGCAGGATCtctgtcaaaggtcagaggtcaagaggcctgaaaatattgttaaactttggttttcaaaagaaattgtttggcaattatttaataataaactttattttagagAAACCATCAACCACTTCTGGTCCTCCACCATCTCCATCCTCTCCACCTTCCTCCCAGTCTGGTCTCTTCATCCCTCTATCATCTGTGATTGTTGTGGTTTTCctgctggttctactggttctgctggttctgctggttctgctggtgaGACGACGTCTTCAGAGAAAACCTGAAG gaaatCAAGACGTTGGAGAGGAAAGTATCACTTACAGCGACATCAACGTTTCTCATCATCCacgacagaaaaacaaatcaaatgaag atatttttacagTTGCAGTTTTTTCTCTGAAGTTCAGGAAG aatcaGTAA